Proteins from one Deinococcus sp. AB2017081 genomic window:
- a CDS encoding XdhC family protein, whose protein sequence is MTEPHVSARDSESIPDVPQRLAELAREGAAVAVATVISRRAPVSAQVGDKALIHADGRMEGFVGGACSREIVRRQALLSLQGGQARLVVIVPGAAPQDAEHAFAERVTVPMNCASEGASEVFIEPLLPPRLLVVVGHTPVAQAIATHARVMGDRVWRVLDDDEAGAHGEGPDVVPLSELADRLAGLPAAQRARARSVVASQGHYDESALEVLLRAQPNPVGLLASRKRAENVRETLRMLSSFGDAELGRIRGPVGLDLGARTPHEVAVSVLAEMVQLDRAGKGRVPVAAVPEPSAETPSTEPSTPAPSSPTSPTPAASSSLLSAVMGLGELPVTQAATATDPVCGMTVTLPAKHTAEHGGQEYAFCCPHCKARFLKEPARYVAG, encoded by the coding sequence ATGACTGAACCGCACGTGTCGGCGCGGGATTCGGAGTCGATTCCCGACGTGCCGCAGCGTCTGGCCGAGCTGGCCCGCGAGGGGGCGGCGGTGGCGGTGGCGACCGTGATCTCGCGCCGCGCGCCGGTGAGCGCGCAGGTGGGTGATAAGGCGCTGATCCACGCGGACGGCCGCATGGAGGGCTTCGTGGGCGGGGCGTGCTCGCGGGAGATCGTGCGGCGGCAGGCGCTGCTGTCGCTCCAGGGCGGGCAGGCGCGGCTGGTGGTGATCGTGCCGGGCGCGGCTCCGCAGGACGCCGAGCACGCCTTCGCGGAGCGCGTGACGGTGCCCATGAACTGCGCGTCGGAGGGCGCGAGCGAGGTGTTCATCGAGCCGCTGCTGCCGCCGCGGCTGCTGGTCGTGGTGGGTCACACGCCGGTGGCGCAGGCGATCGCCACGCACGCCCGCGTGATGGGCGACCGCGTGTGGCGCGTGCTGGACGACGACGAGGCGGGCGCGCACGGCGAGGGGCCGGACGTGGTGCCCCTCTCGGAACTCGCGGACAGGCTGGCGGGCCTGCCGGCGGCGCAGCGCGCGCGGGCGCGGTCGGTCGTGGCGTCCCAGGGCCACTACGACGAGTCGGCGCTGGAGGTGCTGCTGCGGGCCCAGCCGAACCCGGTGGGCCTGCTCGCTAGCCGCAAGCGGGCGGAGAACGTGCGCGAGACGCTGCGGATGCTCAGCTCGTTCGGCGACGCGGAACTGGGGCGCATCCGGGGGCCGGTGGGCCTCGACCTGGGGGCCCGCACGCCGCACGAGGTCGCCGTGAGCGTGCTCGCCGAGATGGTACAGCTCGACCGGGCGGGGAAGGGGAGGGTGCCGGTGGCGGCTGTGCCGGAGCCTTCGGCCGAGACACCTTCAACCGAACCGTCCACTCCCGCGCCGTCCAGCCCTACATCGCCGACTCCCGCCGCTTCGTCCTCGCTGCTCTCGGCTGTGATGGGACTGGGAGAACTCCCGGTGACGCAGGCCGCTACCGCGACCGATCCCGTCTGCGGCATGACCGTCACGCTGCCCGCGAAGCACACGGCGGAACACGGGGGGCAGGAGTACGCCTTCTGCTGCCCGCACTGCAAGGCGCGCTTCCTGAAGGAGCCGGCGAGGTACGTGGCGGGATAG
- a CDS encoding aerobic carbon-monoxide dehydrogenase large subunit, with translation MTTTPKEKHAMGKGMKRKEDPRFLTGQGNYVDDLVIPGMLSMAIVHSPYPHARIRSIDKTAALAVPGVKAVITGEDLVAASLGWLPTFHGFDKQMVLAVGKALFQHQEVAAVFAETREAAMDAVELVEVDYEPLDPVTSPFDAMKDETILRDDRDDKTNHIYHWESGHRDETDAALGDAEVVINEKVYSPRCHPAPLEPCGCVAQFDAMGRLTFHVTSQAPHVYRTAISLVTGIPEDKIRVVAPDIGGGFGNKVPVYPGYVCAIVGALILKTPVKWIETRTENLTTTGFARDYHMDVTIGAKKDGTVTALKVKTVADHGAFDAAADPTQYPAGMFGIVTGSYDFPVAFTELDAYFTNKAPGGVAYRCSFRVTEASYAIERGMDLLAGELKMDPAELRKKNFVQKDEFPYKSALGFTYDSGDYAGTLDHALNLIGYDELRKEQAEKRARGELMGIGLSTFTEVVGAGPSKHFDILGIKMFDSAEVRIHPTGTGIVRAGTKSQGQGHETTWAQIVAEELGLDPENLLVEEGDTDTAPYGLGTYASRSTPVAGAALALAARRVREKAKKVAAHLLEAAEDDVEWKDYQFSIMGAPEKSVTMKEVAFAAYTNPGEGNEPGLEASLYYDPPNMTFPHGTYIAVVDVDGETGEVKVRRFLAVDDCGTIINPTIVQGQVHGGLTEGFAISFMQEIPYDAQGNNMAPNFMEYLVPTAVESPVWETGHTVTPSPHHPIGAKGVGESPNVGSPAAFVNAVMDALSPLGVKHIDMPLTREKIWQAVRDAQGQKAGD, from the coding sequence GTGACCACCACCCCCAAAGAGAAGCACGCCATGGGCAAGGGCATGAAGCGCAAGGAAGACCCGCGCTTCCTGACCGGGCAGGGCAACTACGTCGACGACCTCGTCATTCCCGGCATGCTCAGCATGGCGATCGTGCACAGCCCGTACCCGCACGCGCGCATCCGGTCGATCGACAAGACGGCCGCGCTGGCCGTGCCCGGCGTGAAGGCGGTCATCACCGGGGAAGACCTCGTGGCGGCCAGTCTGGGGTGGCTGCCCACCTTCCACGGCTTCGACAAGCAGATGGTGCTCGCGGTCGGCAAGGCGCTGTTCCAGCACCAGGAGGTCGCCGCGGTGTTCGCCGAGACGCGCGAGGCCGCCATGGACGCCGTGGAACTCGTCGAGGTGGACTACGAACCGCTCGACCCGGTCACGTCGCCCTTCGACGCCATGAAGGACGAGACGATCCTGCGCGACGACCGCGACGACAAGACCAACCACATCTACCACTGGGAGAGCGGCCACCGCGACGAGACCGACGCCGCGCTCGGCGACGCCGAGGTCGTCATCAACGAGAAGGTGTACTCGCCGCGCTGCCACCCCGCGCCGCTGGAACCCTGCGGGTGCGTGGCGCAGTTCGACGCGATGGGCCGCCTGACCTTCCACGTGACCAGCCAGGCCCCGCACGTGTACCGCACCGCGATCTCGCTCGTGACCGGCATTCCCGAGGACAAGATCCGCGTGGTCGCCCCGGACATCGGCGGCGGTTTCGGGAACAAGGTGCCGGTGTACCCCGGGTACGTGTGCGCCATCGTGGGCGCGCTGATCCTCAAGACGCCCGTGAAGTGGATCGAGACGCGCACCGAGAACCTGACGACCACCGGTTTCGCCCGCGACTACCACATGGACGTGACCATCGGCGCGAAGAAGGACGGCACCGTGACCGCCCTGAAGGTCAAGACCGTCGCCGACCACGGGGCCTTCGACGCCGCCGCCGACCCCACCCAGTACCCGGCGGGCATGTTCGGCATCGTGACCGGCAGCTACGACTTCCCCGTGGCGTTCACGGAACTCGACGCGTACTTCACGAACAAGGCCCCGGGCGGCGTGGCGTACCGCTGCTCGTTCCGCGTCACGGAGGCCAGTTACGCCATCGAGCGCGGCATGGATCTGCTGGCCGGCGAGCTGAAGATGGATCCGGCCGAGCTGCGCAAGAAGAACTTTGTGCAGAAGGACGAGTTCCCGTACAAGAGCGCGCTGGGCTTCACGTACGACAGCGGCGACTACGCGGGCACCCTCGACCACGCCCTGAACCTCATCGGCTACGACGAGCTGAGAAAGGAACAGGCCGAGAAGCGCGCCCGCGGGGAACTCATGGGCATCGGGCTCTCGACCTTCACCGAGGTCGTCGGGGCGGGCCCCAGCAAGCACTTCGACATCCTGGGCATCAAGATGTTCGACTCGGCCGAGGTGCGCATCCACCCCACCGGCACCGGCATCGTCCGCGCCGGCACCAAGAGCCAGGGCCAGGGCCACGAGACGACGTGGGCGCAGATCGTCGCCGAGGAGCTCGGCCTCGACCCCGAGAACCTGCTCGTGGAGGAGGGTGACACCGACACCGCCCCCTACGGCCTGGGCACCTACGCCAGCCGCAGCACGCCGGTCGCCGGGGCCGCCCTGGCGCTCGCCGCGCGCCGCGTGCGCGAGAAGGCGAAGAAGGTCGCCGCGCACCTGCTGGAAGCCGCCGAGGACGACGTCGAGTGGAAGGACTACCAGTTCTCCATCATGGGCGCGCCCGAGAAGTCCGTGACCATGAAGGAGGTCGCCTTCGCCGCGTACACGAACCCCGGCGAGGGCAACGAACCCGGCCTGGAAGCCAGCCTGTACTACGACCCCCCCAACATGACCTTCCCGCACGGCACGTACATCGCCGTGGTGGACGTGGACGGCGAGACCGGCGAGGTCAAGGTGCGCCGCTTCCTCGCCGTGGACGACTGCGGCACCATCATCAACCCCACCATCGTGCAGGGGCAGGTGCACGGTGGCCTCACCGAGGGCTTCGCGATCTCGTTCATGCAGGAGATCCCCTACGACGCGCAGGGCAACAACATGGCCCCCAACTTCATGGAATACCTTGTGCCCACCGCGGTCGAGAGCCCCGTGTGGGAGACCGGCCACACCGTCACGCCCAGCCCCCACCACCCCATCGGCGCGAAGGGCGTCGGCGAGAGCCCCAACGTCGGCAGCCCCGCCGCCTTCGTGAACGCTGTCATGGACGCCCTCTCGCCCCTGGGCGTCAAGCACATCGACATGCCCCTCACCCGCGAGAAGATCTGGCAGGCCGTGAGGGACGCTCAGGGACAGAAGGCCGGGGATTGA
- a CDS encoding (2Fe-2S)-binding protein, giving the protein MTTAEPTDTAETTHRITLKINGRAYKQDVEPRKMLAYAIRDTGLRGTHVGCDSSSCGCCVVVLDGDTPVKSCTMFAVQAEGREITTVEGLGAPGALHPLQQAFWDQHGLQCGYCTPGMLMTSYAMLQHHTDPTDQEVREFLGGNLCRCTGYNNIVKAVQQAAQALRDDQAGKLDTLAAAATGGSQ; this is encoded by the coding sequence ATGACCACCGCCGAACCCACCGACACCGCCGAGACCACCCACCGCATCACCCTGAAGATCAACGGCCGGGCGTACAAGCAGGACGTCGAGCCGCGCAAGATGCTCGCCTACGCGATCCGCGACACGGGCCTCAGGGGCACGCACGTCGGCTGCGACAGCTCCTCGTGCGGGTGCTGCGTGGTCGTGCTCGACGGCGACACGCCCGTCAAGTCGTGCACCATGTTCGCCGTGCAGGCCGAGGGCCGCGAGATCACCACCGTCGAGGGGCTCGGCGCGCCCGGCGCGCTGCACCCCCTGCAGCAGGCGTTCTGGGATCAGCACGGCCTGCAGTGCGGGTACTGCACGCCGGGCATGCTCATGACCAGCTACGCCATGCTCCAGCACCACACCGACCCCACGGATCAGGAGGTGCGCGAGTTCCTGGGCGGGAACCTGTGCCGCTGCACCGGCTACAACAACATCGTCAAGGCCGTGCAGCAGGCCGCGCAGGCGCTGCGCGACGACCAGGCCGGGAAGCTCGACACGCTGGCCGCCGCGGCCACGGGAGGGAGCCAGTGA
- a CDS encoding FAD binding domain-containing protein, whose translation MFPAAFEYVRAHSAEEALSLLAQHGSDARILAGGQSLIPAMRYRLARPTVLVDIGPLKELKYLRDDGPGGFLRVGAMTADMTLERDKHVRARYSLLTDTSDVVADPVVRCVGTVVGSLCHNDPSGDWGAAALAARAVMVVRGKDGEREIPIDEWLVDSFQTALQEGEMAVEVRFPTPDARTQGAYQKIERKVGDYATAAAAVQLTVDEAGRVTHAGVALTAAGPRPVRVDAAERILVGQTLSENLIRAASDEARAISEPFADTRGGVDYKKDMARVLVARGLRKAAGRLNLDLGASA comes from the coding sequence GTGTTTCCAGCGGCCTTCGAGTACGTCCGTGCCCACTCCGCCGAGGAGGCCCTGTCGCTGCTCGCGCAGCACGGGTCGGACGCCCGCATCCTGGCGGGCGGCCAGAGCCTCATTCCCGCCATGCGCTACCGCCTCGCGCGGCCCACGGTGCTCGTGGACATCGGGCCACTCAAGGAGCTGAAGTACCTGCGCGACGACGGCCCCGGCGGGTTCCTGCGCGTCGGCGCGATGACGGCCGACATGACCCTGGAGCGCGACAAGCACGTGCGCGCCCGCTACAGCCTGCTCACCGACACCAGCGACGTGGTCGCCGATCCCGTGGTGCGCTGCGTGGGCACCGTGGTCGGCAGCCTGTGCCACAACGACCCCTCCGGCGACTGGGGCGCGGCCGCCCTGGCCGCCCGCGCGGTCATGGTCGTGCGCGGCAAGGACGGAGAGCGCGAGATCCCCATCGACGAGTGGCTGGTGGACTCCTTCCAGACTGCGCTGCAGGAGGGTGAGATGGCCGTCGAGGTGCGCTTCCCCACGCCGGACGCCCGCACCCAGGGCGCGTACCAGAAGATCGAGCGCAAGGTCGGCGACTACGCGACCGCCGCCGCGGCCGTGCAGCTCACGGTGGACGAGGCCGGGCGTGTCACGCACGCGGGCGTGGCCCTGACCGCCGCCGGCCCGCGCCCCGTGCGCGTGGACGCCGCCGAGCGCATCCTGGTCGGGCAGACGCTCTCCGAGAACCTGATCCGCGCCGCGAGCGACGAGGCCCGCGCCATCAGCGAGCCCTTCGCGGACACCCGCGGGGGCGTGGACTACAAGAAGGACATGGCCCGCGTGCTCGTCGCGCGGGGCCTGCGCAAGGCCGCCGGCCGCCTGAACCTCGACCTGGGAGCGTCCGCATGA
- a CDS encoding catalase has translation MTAPRESTTALTNAQGDPVASNENSLTAGQRGPVLLQDHHLLERMAQFNRERVPERVVHAKGSGAFGTFRVTRAIPELTVAQLFQTEGTECRMLARFSTVAGERGFADTVRDPRGFALKMYTEDGNWDMVGNNTPVFFVRDPVKFQDFIHSQKRHPATGRRSETMMFDFWGLRPETLHQTLYIFGDRGIPRGYRFMNGYGSHTYSLWNAAGERFYVKWHFHSQQGVQNLTEEEATEIAGKNPDFYFQDLHDAIERGEFPKWRVSIQVMPEAEAETYHIHPFDLTKVWPHADYPLMEVGEFELNENPRNYFAEIEQAAFEPSNMPRGFGASPDKMLQGRLMSYADAHRYRIGVNYAQLPVNKAASPVNTYNRDGQTRFDGNYEGAPVYEPNSFGGPVASGEAVQEPPLKLTGEAGRYGWPETDEDYFAQPGALFRLMKPAEQQRVYGNYARHLGATPQFIQDRYLGHLDKVDPKLGQGVRDAINAMKAEADPQIRTVLTETHTYAAGGQMKPQPQAVGTDD, from the coding sequence ATGACCGCGCCGCGGGAGAGCACGACGGCGCTGACCAACGCGCAGGGCGATCCGGTCGCCAGCAACGAGAACTCGCTGACGGCCGGACAGCGCGGCCCGGTGCTGCTCCAGGATCACCACCTGCTGGAGCGCATGGCACAGTTCAACCGCGAGCGCGTCCCCGAGCGTGTGGTGCACGCCAAGGGCAGCGGGGCCTTCGGCACGTTCCGCGTCACGCGGGCCATTCCCGAACTGACCGTCGCGCAGCTGTTCCAGACGGAAGGCACCGAGTGCCGCATGCTGGCCCGCTTCTCGACCGTGGCCGGCGAGCGCGGCTTCGCCGACACCGTGCGCGATCCGCGCGGCTTCGCGCTCAAGATGTACACCGAGGACGGCAACTGGGACATGGTCGGCAACAACACGCCCGTGTTCTTCGTGCGCGATCCCGTGAAGTTCCAGGACTTCATCCACAGCCAGAAGCGCCACCCCGCCACCGGCCGGCGCAGCGAGACGATGATGTTCGACTTCTGGGGCCTGCGCCCCGAGACGCTGCACCAGACGCTGTACATCTTCGGTGACCGGGGCATTCCGCGCGGCTACCGCTTCATGAACGGCTACGGCAGCCACACGTACAGCCTGTGGAACGCTGCCGGCGAGCGCTTCTACGTGAAGTGGCACTTCCACAGCCAGCAGGGCGTGCAGAACCTGACCGAGGAAGAGGCGACCGAGATCGCCGGGAAGAACCCCGACTTCTACTTCCAGGATCTGCACGACGCCATCGAGCGCGGTGAGTTCCCGAAGTGGAGGGTCAGCATTCAGGTGATGCCCGAGGCCGAGGCCGAGACGTACCACATCCATCCCTTCGACCTGACCAAGGTGTGGCCGCACGCCGACTATCCCCTGATGGAAGTGGGCGAGTTCGAGCTGAACGAGAACCCGAGGAACTACTTCGCCGAGATCGAGCAGGCGGCCTTCGAGCCGAGCAACATGCCGCGCGGCTTCGGCGCGAGTCCCGACAAGATGCTGCAGGGCCGCCTGATGAGCTACGCCGACGCGCACCGCTACCGGATCGGCGTGAACTACGCCCAGCTCCCGGTGAACAAGGCCGCCTCGCCGGTCAATACGTACAACCGCGACGGCCAGACGCGCTTCGACGGCAACTACGAGGGGGCGCCGGTCTACGAGCCGAACTCCTTCGGTGGCCCGGTCGCGTCCGGCGAGGCGGTGCAGGAGCCGCCCCTCAAGCTCACGGGCGAGGCGGGACGCTACGGCTGGCCGGAGACGGACGAGGACTACTTCGCGCAGCCGGGCGCGCTGTTCCGTCTGATGAAGCCCGCCGAGCAGCAGCGCGTGTACGGCAACTACGCCCGCCACCTGGGTGCCACGCCGCAGTTCATCCAGGACCGCTACCTCGGGCACCTCGACAAGGTCGATCCCAAGCTCGGCCAGGGTGTGCGCGACGCCATCAATGCGATGAAGGCGGAGGCCGACCCGCAGATCCGCACGGTGCTCACCGAGACGCACACGTACGCGGCCGGCGGGCAGATGAAGCCGCAGCCGCAGGCCGTCGGCACCGACGACTGA
- a CDS encoding saccharopine dehydrogenase family protein encodes MSKVIIIGAGGVANVVAKKCAQNDSVFTDVLIATRTVSKADKIVAEIKQHMPDSRATFSTATVDADNVPELVKLINDFRPVMVINVALPYQDLTIMDACLETGVHYLDTANYEPKDVAKFEYSWQWAYQDRFKEKGLMALLGCGFDPGATQAFTAFLAKHHFTEIHELDIVDCNNGDHGKAFATNFNPEINIREITANGRYWENGQWVETQPLEISQDIYYPKVATRKSFVLYHEELESIVKHFPTIKRARFWMTFGENYIKHLNVLEGIGMTSIEPIDFRGQKIAPIEFLKAVLPAPESLAENYAGQTCIGVQAKGPGKDGQPNVHFVYNVKDHAECYREVQAQGVSYTTGVPAMIGAMLMLNGTWMQPGVWNVEQLDPDPFIDAMNTWGLPVDELAGIELVK; translated from the coding sequence ATGAGCAAGGTCATCATCATCGGAGCGGGCGGCGTCGCGAACGTCGTCGCCAAGAAATGCGCGCAGAACGACAGCGTCTTCACCGACGTCCTGATCGCCACCCGCACCGTCAGCAAGGCCGACAAGATCGTGGCGGAAATTAAGCAGCACATGCCAGATAGCCGGGCCACCTTCAGCACCGCCACCGTGGACGCCGACAACGTGCCGGAGCTGGTGAAGCTCATCAACGACTTCAGGCCCGTCATGGTCATCAACGTGGCCCTGCCCTACCAGGATCTGACGATCATGGACGCGTGCCTGGAGACCGGCGTGCATTATCTGGATACCGCCAACTACGAGCCGAAGGACGTGGCAAAGTTCGAGTACTCGTGGCAGTGGGCGTACCAGGATCGGTTCAAGGAGAAGGGCCTGATGGCACTGCTGGGCTGCGGCTTCGACCCCGGCGCGACCCAGGCCTTCACGGCATTCCTGGCCAAGCACCACTTCACCGAGATCCACGAACTGGACATCGTGGACTGCAACAACGGCGACCACGGCAAGGCCTTCGCCACCAACTTCAACCCCGAGATCAACATCCGCGAGATCACTGCCAACGGGCGCTACTGGGAGAACGGCCAGTGGGTCGAGACCCAGCCGCTGGAGATCTCCCAGGACATCTACTACCCCAAGGTCGCCACCCGCAAGAGCTTCGTGCTGTACCACGAGGAGCTGGAGAGCATCGTCAAGCACTTCCCGACGATCAAACGTGCCCGCTTCTGGATGACCTTCGGCGAGAACTACATCAAGCACCTGAATGTGCTGGAGGGCATCGGCATGACCAGCATCGAGCCCATCGACTTCCGGGGCCAGAAGATCGCGCCCATCGAGTTCCTGAAGGCGGTGCTGCCGGCCCCCGAGAGCCTCGCGGAGAACTACGCCGGCCAGACCTGTATCGGCGTGCAGGCCAAGGGGCCGGGCAAGGACGGCCAGCCCAATGTGCATTTCGTCTACAACGTCAAGGATCACGCCGAGTGCTACCGCGAGGTGCAGGCGCAGGGCGTGAGCTACACCACCGGCGTGCCCGCCATGATCGGCGCGATGCTCATGCTGAATGGCACGTGGATGCAGCCCGGCGTGTGGAACGTGGAACAGCTCGACCCCGACCCCTTCATCGATGCCATGAACACCTGGGGTCTGCCCGTGGACGAACTGGCGGGGATTGAACTGGTGAAGTAA
- a CDS encoding putative ABC transporter permease subunit: protein MTTTPAPVPVTRVRPPSLLSLKVTTLRHTLERASKPGLALLMLLGVMLVWAEVYGVWRALTFLGTFGDIGTNVFARVLEIGLITLSSGVTFSATTAAISTLYLSDDLNFLLTQPLATWRVFALKVSETFLNAALVPVFLTVPLLLTVAVYFHAPWWAYPVMILAAILTFAAPVGLGALLAVGLMRVAPVGRVREVSTALGVLLSAGLVYAIRALRPEVLVQKMQDPTKVEALLRDFAGPSSPLLPPSWAAQGIWQAAHGQLAAALLPLLVLTIGLLLAATILATKAYQEGWARALDSSTPKLDPTPKRARVIERLLSRLGPGGSLASKDLRVTLRDPTQWSQLLVVAALAGVYLVSVRAVPIPIPQFRGILGYIQLAFQGFIIAGIAVRLAFPAVSTEARAYWLLRTAPIAPRQIVVSKFLGVLPVTLVVGLVMGVASAVSMSLGPTLLLLSVLVSLSNALVITALGVGLGAAAPKFDADNPAEIGVSAGGLAYMGLSLAYSVLCLLLLARPAAGSVLRPDLYPGFSALGTPEGVLGLIGLGLATVFGTWLSLTLGWKRLDGLE from the coding sequence ATGACGACCACGCCTGCGCCCGTGCCGGTGACCCGTGTCCGGCCCCCCAGCCTGCTGTCCCTCAAGGTGACCACGCTGCGGCACACGCTGGAGCGGGCCTCGAAGCCCGGCCTCGCGCTCCTGATGCTCCTGGGCGTGATGCTGGTGTGGGCCGAGGTCTACGGCGTGTGGCGGGCCCTGACCTTCCTGGGCACCTTCGGGGACATCGGCACCAATGTCTTTGCCCGCGTGCTGGAGATCGGCCTGATCACGCTGTCCAGCGGCGTGACCTTCAGCGCCACCACCGCCGCGATCAGTACGCTGTACCTCAGCGACGACCTGAACTTCCTCCTCACGCAGCCGCTCGCCACGTGGCGGGTCTTTGCCCTGAAGGTCAGCGAGACCTTCCTGAACGCCGCGCTGGTGCCGGTGTTCCTGACCGTGCCGCTGCTGCTGACCGTCGCCGTGTATTTCCACGCGCCGTGGTGGGCGTACCCGGTCATGATCCTCGCGGCCATCCTGACCTTCGCCGCGCCGGTGGGGCTGGGGGCACTGCTCGCCGTGGGGCTCATGCGTGTCGCCCCGGTCGGCCGCGTGCGCGAGGTCAGCACCGCGCTGGGGGTGCTCCTCAGCGCCGGGCTGGTGTACGCGATCCGTGCCCTGCGCCCCGAGGTGCTGGTGCAGAAGATGCAGGATCCCACGAAGGTCGAGGCTCTGCTGCGCGATTTCGCCGGGCCGTCCAGTCCGCTGCTGCCGCCCTCGTGGGCCGCCCAGGGCATCTGGCAGGCCGCACACGGTCAGCTGGCCGCGGCGCTGCTGCCGCTGCTGGTGCTGACGATTGGACTGTTGCTGGCCGCCACCATCCTGGCGACGAAGGCGTATCAGGAGGGCTGGGCACGTGCGCTGGACTCCAGCACGCCGAAACTCGATCCCACGCCGAAACGTGCCCGTGTCATCGAACGCCTGCTCTCGCGCCTCGGCCCCGGTGGCAGCCTGGCCAGCAAGGATCTGCGTGTCACGCTGCGCGACCCGACGCAGTGGAGCCAGCTGCTCGTCGTCGCCGCGCTGGCGGGCGTGTATCTCGTCAGCGTCCGCGCCGTCCCCATCCCCATCCCGCAGTTCCGGGGCATCCTGGGCTACATCCAGCTCGCGTTCCAGGGCTTCATCATCGCCGGGATTGCCGTCCGGCTGGCATTCCCCGCTGTGTCCACCGAGGCGAGGGCCTACTGGCTGCTCCGCACCGCGCCCATCGCCCCCCGGCAGATCGTGGTCAGCAAATTTCTGGGCGTCCTCCCGGTCACGCTGGTCGTGGGACTCGTGATGGGCGTCGCCAGCGCCGTGTCCATGAGCCTCGGCCCCACGCTGCTGCTCCTGAGTGTGCTGGTCAGTCTCAGCAACGCCCTGGTCATCACCGCGCTGGGCGTGGGTCTGGGCGCAGCGGCCCCGAAGTTCGACGCCGACAATCCTGCCGAGATTGGCGTCAGTGCCGGGGGGCTGGCCTACATGGGCCTGAGCCTCGCGTACAGCGTGCTGTGTCTGCTGCTGCTCGCCCGGCCCGCCGCCGGGAGTGTCCTGCGCCCCGACCTGTATCCCGGCTTCAGTGCGCTGGGCACGCCAGAAGGGGTGCTGGGCCTGATCGGCCTGGGGCTGGCGACCGTATTCGGAACGTGGCTGAGCCTGACGTTGGGGTGGAAGAGGCTGGACGGGCTGGAGTGA
- a CDS encoding ABC transporter ATP-binding protein codes for MIDVSHYTKRYGRHEAVSDLSFSVQPGAVFGLLGSNGAGKTTTIRALVGLTRPSSGTVRVQNVDVWREPVKAKAAFGYIPDRPYLYGKLTARELLRFVAQLYRVPAADPEIDRWLEFFRLSDFGNELIETYSHGMRQKVAIIAALLPDPPVLIVDEPMVGLDPHAARQVRELFRAHADRGRTVLLTTHSLPLAEAVCDRLVVLDRGKVLGEGTMDDLRARTGTAAGGVHGDSLERIFFRLIDEEQQEELRRREAAPHA; via the coding sequence GTGATCGACGTCAGCCACTACACCAAGCGGTACGGCCGGCATGAGGCGGTCAGCGACCTCAGTTTCAGCGTGCAGCCGGGCGCGGTCTTCGGCCTGCTGGGCAGCAACGGGGCGGGGAAGACCACGACCATCCGCGCTCTGGTCGGCCTGACCCGCCCGAGCAGCGGCACGGTGCGTGTGCAGAATGTCGACGTGTGGCGGGAACCCGTGAAGGCCAAGGCGGCCTTCGGGTACATCCCGGATCGCCCGTACCTGTACGGCAAGCTGACGGCCCGTGAACTCCTGCGCTTCGTGGCGCAGCTCTACCGCGTGCCTGCGGCTGATCCGGAGATCGACCGCTGGCTGGAGTTCTTCCGCCTGAGTGATTTCGGCAACGAACTCATCGAGACGTACTCGCACGGCATGCGCCAGAAGGTCGCCATCATCGCCGCGCTGCTGCCCGATCCACCGGTGCTGATCGTCGACGAACCCATGGTGGGCCTCGACCCGCACGCGGCGCGGCAGGTGCGTGAGCTGTTCCGCGCCCATGCCGACCGGGGCCGCACGGTGCTCCTGACCACCCATTCGCTGCCGCTCGCGGAGGCCGTGTGCGACCGGCTGGTGGTGCTCGACCGGGGCAAAGTGCTCGGTGAGGGCACCATGGACGACCTGCGGGCGCGCACCGGCACGGCGGCCGGCGGGGTGCACGGCGACAGCCTGGAACGCATCTTCTTCCGCCTGATCGACGAGGAGCAGCAGGAGGAGCTGCGCCGCCGCGAGGCCGCGCCGCACGCATGA